From one Sphingomonas sp. BT-65 genomic stretch:
- a CDS encoding flagellar biosynthesis protein FlhA — protein sequence MSVNSILSRLPPMRLRTADLLLAIGVVAIVGLLILPLPALAIDFLVAMNITIGVLLLLSTLYVTKPLDFSTFPAVLLLSTLFRLALSIATTRMILTEAHAGHIVQQFGEMVAGGELVVGLVVFLIITIVQFVVISKGAERVAEVAARFSLDAMPGKQLSIDSDLRSGLITKDEARARRRTLENESKLHGSLDGAMKFVKGDAIASIIIVLVNLIGGLAIGIFSKGMPASEAIETYSILTIGDGLVAQIPALFSAMAAGLLVTRTTDEEQERDLGPAIARQMSGKPRVLFIAAGVSVVMAMIPGFPVLVFLSIATLLAGSGAMQHPASRGWINAKWRRIDTRPAPLPEMIEAKPAPLRVVRPLLVEVAASGMDTARATALTTAVTAMLERMQERSGLPLPAAEIEPKAVEFGAAGKWAVYIHDAPIAAGVLDDPEDPARIVPAIETALRRELGRFLGLQEVTALLNRIGIDYPDVVKEVVRAVPAARIAEVLRLLAEEEVPLRNMRDVLEAIAEAGQAERNAIPIADLTRCALRRYLSLPHCVEGRFPVLVVGAALERFLRDNVRTVDGVARLAMEPDHARTMIAMLKRETKASGARAILTAFELRRPLRRLVGPDLFEVPVLAFNELSPTVPLDVVGQLDRTPIAIEKENSMGAAA from the coding sequence ATGAGCGTCAATTCGATCCTGTCGCGCCTGCCGCCGATGCGGCTGCGCACCGCCGACCTGTTGCTCGCGATCGGCGTGGTCGCGATCGTCGGGCTGCTGATCCTGCCGCTGCCAGCGCTCGCGATCGATTTCCTGGTCGCGATGAACATCACGATCGGCGTGCTGCTGCTGCTGAGCACGCTCTACGTCACTAAGCCGCTCGACTTCTCGACCTTCCCGGCGGTGCTGTTGCTCAGCACGCTGTTCCGCCTCGCGCTGTCGATCGCGACGACACGGATGATCCTGACCGAGGCGCATGCCGGGCATATCGTCCAGCAGTTCGGCGAGATGGTCGCGGGCGGCGAGCTGGTGGTTGGGCTGGTCGTGTTCCTGATCATCACCATCGTCCAGTTCGTGGTCATCTCGAAGGGCGCCGAGCGCGTTGCCGAGGTCGCGGCGCGCTTCAGCCTCGACGCGATGCCGGGCAAGCAGCTGTCGATCGACAGCGACCTGCGCTCCGGCCTGATCACCAAGGACGAGGCGCGCGCGCGGCGGCGCACGCTGGAGAACGAGAGCAAGCTCCATGGCAGCCTCGACGGCGCGATGAAGTTCGTGAAGGGCGACGCCATCGCCTCGATCATCATCGTGCTCGTCAACCTGATCGGTGGGCTCGCGATCGGCATCTTCTCCAAGGGCATGCCGGCGAGCGAGGCGATCGAGACCTATTCGATCCTGACGATCGGCGACGGCCTGGTCGCGCAGATCCCCGCATTGTTCAGCGCGATGGCGGCGGGCCTCCTGGTCACGCGCACCACCGACGAGGAGCAGGAACGCGACCTGGGGCCTGCGATCGCGCGCCAGATGTCGGGCAAACCGCGCGTGCTGTTCATCGCCGCTGGCGTGTCGGTCGTGATGGCGATGATCCCGGGCTTTCCGGTGCTCGTCTTCCTCTCAATCGCGACGCTGCTCGCCGGATCGGGGGCGATGCAGCATCCCGCCTCGCGCGGCTGGATCAACGCCAAGTGGCGGCGGATCGACACCCGCCCCGCGCCGCTGCCCGAGATGATCGAGGCGAAGCCGGCGCCGCTGCGCGTGGTCCGCCCGTTGCTCGTCGAGGTCGCGGCGTCGGGAATGGATACGGCACGCGCGACTGCGCTGACGACGGCGGTCACGGCGATGCTCGAGCGGATGCAGGAGCGCTCCGGCCTCCCGCTGCCCGCCGCCGAGATCGAGCCCAAGGCGGTGGAGTTCGGCGCGGCGGGCAAATGGGCGGTCTATATCCATGACGCGCCGATCGCCGCGGGGGTGCTCGACGACCCCGAGGATCCCGCACGGATCGTGCCTGCGATCGAGACGGCGCTGCGCCGCGAACTCGGTCGTTTCCTTGGGCTCCAGGAAGTCACCGCGCTGCTCAACCGGATCGGCATCGACTACCCCGACGTCGTCAAGGAAGTCGTCCGCGCAGTGCCTGCGGCGCGCATCGCCGAAGTGCTGCGCCTGCTCGCCGAGGAGGAGGTGCCGCTGCGCAACATGCGCGACGTGCTCGAGGCGATTGCCGAAGCCGGTCAGGCCGAACGCAACGCGATCCCGATCGCCGACCTCACGCGCTGCGCGCTGCGCCGCTACCTCTCGCTGCCGCACTGCGTCGAGGGACGCTTCCCGGTGCTGGTCGTGGGCGCGGCGCTCGAGCGCTTCCTGCGCGACAATGTCCGCACCGTCGACGGCGTCGCGCGGCTCGCAATGGAGCCCGACCACGCCCGCACGATGATCGCGATGCTCAAGCGCGAGACCAAGGCGAGCGGCGCGCGCGCGATCCTCACCGCCTTCGAGCTGCGCCGCCCGCTGCGCCGGCTGGTCGGCCCCGACCTGTTCGAGGTGCCGGTCCTCGCCTTCAACGAATTGTCGCCGACCGTGCCGCTCGACGTCGTCGGGCAGCTCGATCGCACCCCGATCGCCATCGAGAAGGAGAACAGCATGGGAGCCGCTGCGTGA
- a CDS encoding lytic transglycosylase domain-containing protein: MTATNTAVAKEKSRESYFVDCPVTNNIRVADARASERFEALSGCNAQIIHIAPAPLPADPGVARITGVKESPRERRERERNSEAISSYRGGAPVSAYDTHILRTAAAYKVDPLFLHAIIATESRHNPKAVSRVGARGLMQIMPGTGRTLGVEQGALFDPAVNVDAGARLLKRLQKRYGRNFDLILSAYNAGEGAVAKYGNRIPPYRETQNYVKSVMARYNGYRAATIAR; encoded by the coding sequence ATGACTGCAACCAATACTGCTGTCGCAAAAGAAAAGTCGCGCGAATCCTACTTCGTCGACTGCCCGGTCACCAACAACATCCGTGTCGCCGATGCGCGCGCGTCGGAGCGGTTCGAGGCGCTGAGCGGCTGCAACGCACAGATCATCCATATTGCTCCCGCACCGCTTCCCGCCGATCCCGGTGTGGCGCGGATCACGGGCGTCAAGGAAAGCCCGCGCGAGCGCCGTGAGCGCGAGCGCAACAGCGAGGCGATCTCGTCCTATCGCGGCGGCGCGCCGGTGTCGGCCTATGACACGCACATCCTGCGCACAGCCGCCGCCTACAAGGTGGATCCGCTGTTCCTGCACGCGATCATCGCGACCGAGTCGCGCCACAACCCGAAGGCGGTCTCGCGGGTCGGCGCTCGCGGGCTGATGCAGATCATGCCCGGGACAGGCCGCACGCTCGGTGTGGAGCAGGGGGCGCTGTTCGATCCGGCGGTCAACGTCGATGCCGGCGCGCGGCTGCTCAAGCGGTTGCAGAAGCGCTACGGCCGCAATTTCGACCTGATCCTCAGCGCCTATAATGCGGGCGAGGGCGCGGTCGCGAAATACGGCAATCGTATCCCGCCCTATCGCGAGACCCAGAACTACGTGAAGTCGGTCATGGCTCGCTACAACGGTTATCGCGCGGCCACGATCGCACGATGA
- a CDS encoding flagellar biosynthesis protein FlhB has translation MADKNQGGDKTEKPTRKRLRDARKKGDIAKSKDLSSAISMIAWLVLFVAGAGFVGMRIADFTELSLAHATGQPFEATLSTLGASAFGLVVLVAGLVLVPAAVAGLVAEFLQTGALITTEKMKPQLGNLDPVEGLKRMFNPDNLFELLKTLIKAALILAIIWVVLSGSIDEFAAILHAAAWSTGAGAGPKMAAAVLDLSRSLTLQLIGWTIAIFLFVAFADRAWVQHRYIKRLKMSRRDIRQEHKDNEGDPMLKQQRRQMHEEWANQNAIASAGSANVLLTNPTHLAIALDYDPQECPVPVIAAKGEGPLAAAMRAEAELQGVPIVRNVPLARTVFATAGPGEMIPEDHFDAIAEIILWAKRARSGETSLEREDAA, from the coding sequence ATGGCCGACAAGAACCAAGGCGGCGACAAGACCGAGAAGCCGACGCGCAAGCGACTCCGCGACGCCCGCAAGAAGGGTGATATCGCCAAGTCCAAGGACCTGAGCAGCGCGATCAGCATGATCGCCTGGCTGGTGCTGTTCGTGGCGGGCGCGGGCTTTGTCGGCATGCGCATTGCCGACTTCACCGAACTCAGCCTGGCGCACGCTACCGGCCAGCCGTTCGAGGCGACGCTGAGCACGCTCGGCGCGTCCGCGTTCGGGCTGGTCGTGCTGGTCGCCGGTCTCGTCCTCGTCCCCGCCGCGGTTGCCGGGCTGGTCGCCGAGTTCCTGCAGACCGGCGCGCTGATCACCACCGAGAAGATGAAGCCGCAGCTCGGCAATCTCGACCCGGTCGAGGGACTCAAGCGGATGTTCAACCCGGACAATTTGTTCGAGCTGTTGAAGACGCTGATCAAGGCGGCGCTGATCCTGGCGATCATCTGGGTCGTGCTGTCGGGATCGATCGACGAGTTCGCCGCGATCCTCCATGCCGCCGCATGGAGCACCGGCGCCGGCGCAGGCCCCAAGATGGCGGCGGCGGTGCTCGACCTGTCGCGCTCGCTGACGCTGCAGCTGATCGGCTGGACGATCGCCATCTTCCTGTTCGTCGCCTTCGCCGATCGCGCCTGGGTGCAGCACCGCTACATCAAGCGGCTGAAGATGAGCCGCCGCGACATCCGCCAGGAGCACAAGGACAATGAAGGCGATCCGATGCTCAAGCAGCAGCGGCGCCAGATGCACGAGGAATGGGCCAACCAGAACGCCATCGCCTCGGCCGGGAGCGCGAACGTGCTGCTCACCAACCCCACCCATCTCGCAATCGCGCTCGATTATGATCCGCAGGAATGCCCGGTCCCCGTGATCGCGGCCAAGGGTGAAGGGCCGCTTGCCGCGGCGATGCGCGCCGAGGCCGAGCTCCAGGGGGTGCCGATCGTGCGCAACGTGCCGCTCGCGCGCACCGTCTTCGCCACCGCTGGGCCCGGCGAGATGATCCCCGAGGACCATTTCGACGCGATCGCCGAGATCATCCTGTGGGCCAAGCGCGCCCGCTCCGGTGAGACATCGCTCGAGCGCGAGGATGCGGCATGA
- the fliO gene encoding flagellar biosynthetic protein FliO, whose protein sequence is MSFWTVLSSLLAVVIALAIVLGLAYVLLKLLRRWQDRVHGSAEEGEKPIRFLRTLPLGQSERVVLIEVRDEVMLVGVTPGGISLLKTWPADTSPAMPPQPEIIR, encoded by the coding sequence ATGAGCTTCTGGACCGTACTCTCAAGCCTGCTCGCGGTGGTCATCGCGCTCGCGATCGTGCTCGGGCTCGCCTATGTCCTGCTGAAGCTGCTGCGCCGCTGGCAGGACCGCGTGCACGGGTCCGCCGAGGAGGGCGAGAAACCGATCCGCTTCCTGCGCACGCTCCCGCTCGGCCAGAGCGAACGAGTCGTGCTGATCGAGGTGCGCGACGAGGTGATGCTGGTCGGCGTCACGCCCGGCGGGATCAGCCTGCTCAAGACCTGGCCGGCCGACACGTCCCCGGCGATGCCCCCGCAACCGGAGATCATACGATGA
- a CDS encoding FliM/FliN family flagellar motor C-terminal domain-containing protein: protein MQDTILSDPLPDSPDDDAPPTEKAPAAASPPPPEEKSALDGRFSVPITIELESTAVPLAELQAMREGAVLPLDTEAGSIPVRILASGKPFARGTLISVGDGYGVLIEAE, encoded by the coding sequence ATGCAAGACACGATTCTGAGCGACCCGCTACCTGATTCGCCCGACGACGACGCCCCGCCGACGGAAAAAGCCCCCGCCGCGGCTTCACCCCCGCCGCCCGAGGAGAAGAGCGCGCTCGACGGGCGCTTCTCGGTGCCGATCACGATCGAGCTCGAATCCACCGCCGTCCCGCTCGCCGAGCTCCAGGCGATGCGCGAAGGCGCGGTGCTCCCGCTCGACACCGAGGCCGGATCGATCCCGGTCCGCATCCTGGCGAGCGGCAAGCCCTTTGCGCGCGGCACGCTGATCTCGGTCGGCGACGGCTATGGCGTGCTGATCGAGGCGGAGTGA
- the sctR gene encoding type III secretion system export apparatus subunit SctR — protein MDLSAFTPGTALVTVVLISLAPFFAVMVTSFTKIVVVLSLIRNALGLQQVPPNLVLNGLALILSLYVMYPTIQQMQAASGGENVTQQAEQIFDTADRAKEPLRAFLIKHSDPDERQFFLRTQQRIAANANTEAVRETDFIVIIPAFVVKELTIAFQIGFLIFLPFLVIDLVISNILLALGMMMLSPVTISLPFKLLLFVLVDGWVKISHGLVLSYV, from the coding sequence ATGGACCTTTCCGCCTTTACCCCGGGCACCGCGCTCGTCACTGTCGTCCTGATCTCGCTCGCGCCCTTCTTCGCCGTGATGGTCACCTCCTTCACCAAGATCGTCGTGGTGCTGAGCCTGATCCGCAACGCGCTCGGGCTACAGCAGGTGCCGCCCAATCTGGTGCTCAACGGGCTTGCGCTGATCCTCTCGCTCTACGTCATGTATCCGACGATCCAGCAGATGCAGGCGGCGTCGGGCGGCGAGAATGTGACTCAGCAGGCCGAGCAGATCTTTGACACCGCCGATCGCGCCAAGGAACCGCTGCGCGCCTTCCTGATCAAGCACAGCGATCCCGACGAGCGTCAATTCTTCCTGCGCACGCAGCAGCGCATCGCCGCCAACGCAAACACCGAGGCCGTGCGCGAGACTGACTTCATCGTGATCATCCCGGCCTTCGTGGTGAAGGAGCTGACGATCGCGTTCCAGATCGGCTTTCTGATCTTCCTGCCCTTCCTGGTCATCGATCTCGTCATCTCCAACATCCTGCTCGCGCTCGGCATGATGATGCTCTCCCCCGTCACCATATCCCTGCCCTTCAAGCTCCTGCTGTTCGTGCTGGTCGATGGCTGGGTGAAGATCAGCCACGGACTGGTGCTGAGCTATGTCTAG